The Garciella nitratireducens DSM 15102 region ATGTCAAAATCATCTCCTACTCCTGTACCAATAGCAGTAATAAGAGAACGGATGGTATCCGCATTTAAAATACGATCTAATCTAGCTTTTTCTACATTTAATATTTTTCCTCTAAGAGGTAAAATAGCCATAATTTTACGATCTCTTCCTTGTTTTGCAGATCCTCCCGCAGAATCTCCTTCTACAATATAAATTTCTGATTTGCTTGGATCCTTTTCGCTACAATCTGCAAGCTTTCCGGGTAAAGCAGTACTTTCCAAAGCACTTTTTCTTCTAGTTAATTCTCTAGCTTTTTTTGCAGCAGCTCTTGCCCTAGAAGCTGTAAGGGCTTTGTCTACAATGATTTTCGCTACACTGGGGTTTTCTTCTAGAAAATAAGAAAATTTTTCACTGACTGCCTGTTCTACTAACCCTCTTACTTCAGTATTTCCTAATTTTGTTTTGGTTTGTCCCTCAAACTGAGGATCGGTTAATTTTACCGAAATAATAGCAGTAAGTCCTTCTCTCACATCTTCCCCTGAAAGATTTTTTTCATTTTCTTTTATTAAATTATTTTTTCTAGCATAATCGTTTATTGTTCTAGTAAGGGCACTTTTAAATCCACTTAAATGCACTCCTCCTTCTGTAGTATCGATATTATTTGCAAAAGTAAATATAGTTTCTGTATAACTATCGTTATATTGCAAAGCAACATCAATAAGGACATCTTCTTTTTTCGTTTCAAAATGAAATATTTGCTTGTATAAAGGTGTTTTATTTTCATTTAAATATTCTACAAAATGAATAATTCCACCTTCATAGTGAAATTTTTGTTCTTTTTCCTGTCCTTCTCTTTCATCTTTTAAAACAATATTAATTCCTTTATTCAAAAAAGCTAATTCTCTTAATCTATTTTCTAATATCTGAAAATTATATTCTAATTCTTCAAAAATTTGATAATCTGGTTTGAAAGAAATAATAGTACCCGTTCGATCTGTATCTCCTATGATTGTAAGCTTTGAAGTAGGTTTTCCTCTTTCGTAGGTTTGTTTATAAATTTTTCCATCTTGGTATATTTTTACCTCTAACCATTGGGATAGGGCATTTACTACAGAAACTCCTACTCCATGAAGCCCACCAGAAACTTTATAACCTCCTCCGCCAAATTTTCCTCCAGCATGAAGTACGGTAAGGGCTACTTCTACAGCTGGTTTCTTCATTTTAGGATGCATCCCAACAGGAATTCCTCTTCCATCATCTTCTACACTAATAGAATTATCAGAGTGTATCGTTACATAAATATTTTGACAAAATCCCGCTAAAGCTTCATCAATACTATTATCCACTACTTCATAAACTAGGTGATGAAGTCCTCTAGGACCTGTGCTTCCTATATACATACCAGGGCGCTTTCTTACTGCTTCTAATCCTTCTAATACTTGTATCTGTTCTGCACCATAGGTATCTTGATTTTTATTCTGTAATTCCATTTTAAACCCCCTGTTTCCTTTATTTTATATAAGCTCTTCTTGACTCAATCTATCTATAAATCCCATTCTTTTTAAAAGAGTACTAGAAGAAATGGGAGAATAATATATAAAAAACTTATGATCTATTTCTGTAAGAACAAAAGATTTTGGATTTTGTGATATTCTTTTTATCAACCCTTTTTCTTCCACTATTTCTAAAAACTCCTGAGTATATTTAGGAATATAGTCCTGTTCTAAATTGATAATTGCAACAATATCTTTTAATAATACCATTTCATCTTCTCCTAGATGTAGCAGCATAAAAATCCTCCTAAAAGCAGATTTTCTGGAGTTAAGAAAACATACTTAATTGTCCATTTTTAACTTGATAAACCTGATTTTCTATAGGGTAATTTTCCTTTAAAAAATTAAGATCTGTACAAGTAATTAAACTTTGTATATTCTTTAGACTATCCATTAATTTATTCTGCCTATTTTGATCTAATTCAGACATCACATCATCCAATAGCAAAATAGGATATTCTCCTATTTCCAAATGAATGAGTTCAAAAATAGAAAGTTTTAGGGATAAAGCCGCAGTACGTTGTTGCCCTTGGGAACCAAAAGAACGAATATCGATTTGATTTACATTGATTTTTATATCATCTCTATGTGGACCAATAGTAGTCGTACCTCTTTGAATATCCATAATTTGATTTTTTTTTAATTTTTCTTGAAATACATCTTTTATATTTTTGATATCTTCTTTATTGGATAATACCGTAGACTGATAAAAAAGTTCTATTTGCTCAAGATTGTTCGTAATTTCTGTATGAAGATTTTTAGCAAATTCATTGATTTTTTTCAAAAAATGTATTCGAGTTAAGATAATCTTAGATCCTATCTCAACTAATTGCTGATCCCACACATATAAGGTATCTTTAAAAGAATTCTTATATTTAATCCTTTTTAACAAAAAATTTCTTTGTTTTAAAATTTTATTATATTCTAATAAATAATAATAATATCTAGGTCTTAAATTTGAGATTTCCTGATCTAGAAAATTTCTTCTTTCATTAGGGCTTCCCTTTACCAATTTTAAATCCTCTGGACAAAACAATACACTATGGACTTGTCCTAATAAATCTCCTCTTTTTTTTAAAGGAACACCATTCATTTTGATTTTTTTTTTCTGATTTTTAGACAATCCAATTTCTATCACTTTTTTTTTATTTTCTGTAATAATTTCTCCTTTAATAAAAGCATTTTCTTTATCCCACTTTATCATCTCTTGATCTTTACTACTCCGATGAGATTTTCCAGTACTTAATAAATAAACAGATTCAAGAATATTAGTTTTTCCCTGAGCATTTTTCCCTACAAAGATATTCATTTTAGGATGCAGATTTATTTTTAGATGAGAATAATTTCGATAATTTTGAAATATTAATTTCTCAATATACATGAATAAATCTGCCTCCTTTAGAATATATGTTCTATGTGATCTTTTATAATAATAATAATAAATATAAACAAATGATAGAGAACGTATGTTCTTATAAGTTACTCAACTTTTATTGTATCATAATCTTGTATTTCTACAATATCCCCAGGCTTTATTTTTTTTCCTCTTTGAAAAATAATTTCTCCGTTCACTTTTACCACTCCTTCTTTAATCATAACTTTTGCCATTCCACCATTTTCAGCAACATTGATAAATTTTAACAATTGATCTAACTTGATATAGGGAGTGGTTATTTTTACTTTTTCCATTCTCATTCTCCTTTTTTAATACTCCTTTATTATTTTACCATTTATTTCAGTTTTTTATAAGTCAATCCTTGAGACTATTATTTTATATAATTTAAAAATAAAAATTTTGTTAATTTTAAAACAAAAATGTCCTCAAGCTAAATACAACTCGAAGACACTTTGATTTTTTTATATTATTTCTTGCATTTTTTATTCAATGACTCTTACTGGAAGAATTAAATAAGTAAAATATTCTCCTTCAGTTGGTTTTATTACACAAGGACTTACAGAAGTAGTAAACTCTAAAAAAATTTCTTCATCATCAATATTTCTTAAAGCCTCAATAAAATATTTAGAATTAAAAGCAATTTTTAATTCTTCTCCTTCTAACTCAATAGGTATCTCTTCATGAACCTTACCAATTTCTGCATTAGAAGTAATCACTAAAGTATCTTGATTAAGTTGCATTTTTATTAGATTATTTTTTCCTTGTCGTGCAAGTAAAGCAGCTCTTTCACAACTATCAAAAAATGCATTTTTTGATAGTTTTACTCTGGTTTTATATTCTTCAGGAATAATTTGTTTATAATTAATAAATTCTCCTTCTAACAATCGAGAAGTAATATTGGTTTTGCCGACTTCAAAAAGAA contains the following coding sequences:
- the recF gene encoding DNA replication/repair protein RecF (All proteins in this family for which functions are known are DNA-binding proteins that assist the filamentation of RecA onto DNA for the initiation of recombination or recombinational repair.), with amino-acid sequence MYIEKLIFQNYRNYSHLKINLHPKMNIFVGKNAQGKTNILESVYLLSTGKSHRSSKDQEMIKWDKENAFIKGEIITENKKKVIEIGLSKNQKKKIKMNGVPLKKRGDLLGQVHSVLFCPEDLKLVKGSPNERRNFLDQEISNLRPRYYYYLLEYNKILKQRNFLLKRIKYKNSFKDTLYVWDQQLVEIGSKIILTRIHFLKKINEFAKNLHTEITNNLEQIELFYQSTVLSNKEDIKNIKDVFQEKLKKNQIMDIQRGTTTIGPHRDDIKINVNQIDIRSFGSQGQQRTAALSLKLSIFELIHLEIGEYPILLLDDVMSELDQNRQNKLMDSLKNIQSLITCTDLNFLKENYPIENQVYQVKNGQLSMFS
- a CDS encoding RNA-binding S4 domain-containing protein, with the protein product MEKVKITTPYIKLDQLLKFINVAENGGMAKVMIKEGVVKVNGEIIFQRGKKIKPGDIVEIQDYDTIKVE
- the remB gene encoding extracellular matrix regulator RemB; translation: MLLHLGEDEMVLLKDIVAIINLEQDYIPKYTQEFLEIVEEKGLIKRISQNPKSFVLTEIDHKFFIYYSPISSSTLLKRMGFIDRLSQEELI
- the gyrB gene encoding DNA topoisomerase (ATP-hydrolyzing) subunit B, with amino-acid sequence MELQNKNQDTYGAEQIQVLEGLEAVRKRPGMYIGSTGPRGLHHLVYEVVDNSIDEALAGFCQNIYVTIHSDNSISVEDDGRGIPVGMHPKMKKPAVEVALTVLHAGGKFGGGGYKVSGGLHGVGVSVVNALSQWLEVKIYQDGKIYKQTYERGKPTSKLTIIGDTDRTGTIISFKPDYQIFEELEYNFQILENRLRELAFLNKGINIVLKDEREGQEKEQKFHYEGGIIHFVEYLNENKTPLYKQIFHFETKKEDVLIDVALQYNDSYTETIFTFANNIDTTEGGVHLSGFKSALTRTINDYARKNNLIKENEKNLSGEDVREGLTAIISVKLTDPQFEGQTKTKLGNTEVRGLVEQAVSEKFSYFLEENPSVAKIIVDKALTASRARAAAKKARELTRRKSALESTALPGKLADCSEKDPSKSEIYIVEGDSAGGSAKQGRDRKIMAILPLRGKILNVEKARLDRILNADTIRSLITAIGTGVGDDFDIEKARYHKIIIMTDADVDGAHIRTLLLTFFYRYMRPIIDAGYLYIAQPPLYKVKKGKFEEYVFSDKELQKILDQMGRDGNPPEIQRYKGLGEMNPEQLWETTMDPENRILLQVTLEDAIRADGIFTKLMGDKVEPRRQFIQENAKKVKNLDV